In Sphaerospermopsis torques-reginae ITEP-024, the genomic window CGAGTTAGACACCAATCATCACAACGGTATCTGTCTACAGAAAAATTCGCGTTTTCAAGTAGTGTAAATATATCTTCTTGACTAAAAGCATGGAGGTGATAAGGATCTATATGTCGGGTTTCACCAAGTGGTGCTGACAGCAGTAAGTCACCTCCGGGAATTATCAAACTGCGAAGACGATTTAGAAATTTTGCAGGATAGGGTAGGTGTTCTATCGTCTCGAAAGAAACAATCACGTCGAATTGCTGTAACCACTCAAAGGTCAGAGCATCAGCACAGACAAATTCTACATTGTTTTCTTGATAGTGGTTTCTGGCGTATTGTATGGTTTCTGGGCAGATATCTACCCCGACTACTGCGATCGCCCCTGCAAGACGAAGCATCTGACTACCGTATCCTGTACCACAGGCGATATCCAAAACTCGTTTACCTTGTACATAAGTTGCCGCAGTTTCGTAGCGTCGCAAATGAATTTCAAAAAGTTTTTGACTTGCTGGATCGCTGGGTATCTGTTTGGGAATTAGACGTTCCCAAGTGAAGGGAAGACTATCTAAAGTTGTTACCGATTGACTGGGGAGATTGTGTTTATATTTCATAATTTTTAACCTATTTTAACCCATTTGATCTAATGCTTTCAAGTCCAATGTTTGCAGCCATTTCTGTGTGCGTCGCATTCCTTCGTCTAGGTCAATTTTTGGTTGATAATTTAATACACTTTGTGCTTTAGCAATGGAATAAGCATGGGGACGAGTGATAAAATCTAAGGATTCCGGTAAAATATCAGGTTTCTTGCCAATTAGTTTTAGCCCTTGATGGCGCAGTTGCAACAGAAGTTTGAGTTCATTTTTAGGCAGAGAAAGAGGTGCAGGTAAATCTGCAATTTCCGCCAACCGTGTAAAATATTCTTTCCAAGAAGTTTCTTGTCCGTCAGTGATATTAAATATCTCTCCAGATGCTTCTTTTTCTATGGCTAGAAATATAGCATCAATGAGATTGTCTATATATAAATGGTTAATTACTCCCTGCCCATTGTTGGCTAACCTAAATATTTTTTGGCGCATCAATTGCAGTGGCCGAACTACCCAGGGATAGCTTCCTGGTCCGTAAACATCTCCTGGTCTGAGAATAATAATGTTAAAATCTGGGGGGAAATTAAGTTGCAAAAGTGCATTTTCGCTTTCTATTTTTGTCTGACAATAGGGATGATTTTCGGCAAAAATTGGATCAGCTTCGGTGACACGATCAGGATAATTAAAACCGTAAACAAGAACACTGGAAAGATGAACAAAGGTTTTCACACCTGCATTGTGAGCAGCTTTGGCTATGTTAACAGTTCCGCCCACATTTACCTCACGAAAATGCTGGAGTGATCCATGTTCTTTGACAATGGCTGCTGTATGTAAAACAATATCAACTCCCTGACAAGCTTTTTGCACAGTTGCAGGATCAGTTACACTGCCAATAATGACATCAGCGCCTAATTTTTCAGCTTTTTTAGCTTTTATTTGGGAATGTTGCAGCCCACGAACTTTCAAACCTTTTGCTAGGGCTATTTCGGTGGTACGTAAGCCGATAAACCCACCGATTCCAGAAATAAGAAGTGTTTTTCCACAGAGGTTCATAGCAATGATTATAAGTGGGTCGGCGTAAAAAAAATGAAACAATTCTCAATTATCAATTATCAATTGATAAGAATGGTGCTATTTGTTCGGGTTTAGAGTAATATTGCATTTTCAGTAAATTCATTTTTGATTCCTCTATACACCTGACTCCATTTATGGGAAACCGTTCCTAATAAATGAGATGCAACTATTTTATAAGGATAAGGATAATCTGCCTTTGGTTTAATACACTCCCAATGAATCTCAATTTCTGGTGTATTGAGGGATTTTGTAGAAGATTGAATTGCACGATTCACATCTCCTGAATGTGATTAATAAACTATCAGTAAACGTTTCGTTAATTTTTAAATCTGGCATTTTTTGTTGAAAGAAAAGTTACTTTTGTAAAACATAACAAAGGTATTCTTGATCTCCATTTTTAAATGCTTCATACATGGGAGTTCCTTGGCATCCAGCAAACCAGTTGGCGACTATGTGTAAGTATTTAGGAATATACTGGTTAATTATTTTTAGCTTTCTTTCATTTTCTAAATCCATAGCTTTGAGAATATTAGGGGTTATTATTTCCGATTTTAAAATTTTAAAACCAGTATTTTTTAATGCTATGGTTGTTTTTTCAATGTCTTGTTTGGGGCGAAAATCAGTAAATAAAAAGTAACCATTTGGGCGCATAATTCTAAAAACTTCAGCGAAAAAACGTTCAGGTGAACCGTAACAATGTGATGATTCAACATTAACGACTACATCAAAGGAACAATCATTAAATGGTAGAGATTCTGCATCTCCGAGTTGAAAATTTAGTTGGGGAACAGAATGTGCTTTTTGACAGAATGCTATATTGCTTTTGGAAAAATCAACCCCGGTCATTGTTTTTGGTTGTAAATGACGGGTAATATATGAAGAACCACCACCACGTCCACATCCTACTTCAATAACATCCAATCCTTGCAGTGAAATAGCATTGGCAACATGATGATAAAGTTGAAGACAATAACGTTCTTCTTCTTCAGATGGGTTCAATTCTAGTTTTTTGGTATTCGGTTCTACATCTGCATAACCATAGTTGATAAAAGTAATTTTTATGTTGCTATAATTAGCTGCGAAAAGGTTATACCATCCTTTCCAAAACAATCTTCTCAAGGGATAGTGATTAGGACGAGATATAAAGTTATTTAACAAATTTTCAGGCAGAGAAGTGAAATTATTCAACATCTTGAACTCCCAAGTAATAGGTGATTAAAATGAACAGGTTTAAAGTGAGTTTAGCTGGAGATCAAGGCAGCATCCCAAATGTGTAAATTTATTTTTATCTATGGAAATAATATGCACTAATATCCTGATATGATTGCACCGCAAAGGGCGAAAGAACGCAAAGGTAAGAGAGTTTCAGAGAGTTTTTGGTGTGGCTGTGTTGATTTTTTTCAAAGTTGGGATACTTCCTAAATCAATTTTTGGATATCAGTTTTTTTCAACCATTCATGAGTACGACGCATTCCTTCAGTCAAATCAATTTTTGGTTGATAACCCAGCATAGTTTTTGCTTTGGTGATGGAATAGGCATAAGGACGAGTGATAAAATCTAGTGATTCTGGCAGAATATCGGCTTTTTTTCGCAACAGTTTTTGACCTTGGTAACGCACTTGCAACAATAATTTCATTTCATCTTTGGGTAGAGAAATAAAAGCTGGTAAATTTTCTATTGCAGCTAATTTTGTAAAATACTCTTTCCAAGAAGTTTCTTGTCCATCTGTGATATTAAATATTTCTCCAGATATTTCTCCCGATGGTTCTTTTTCAATTGCCAAAAAGATAGCATCAATGAGGTTATCTATATAGAGATGATTACTTACACCTTTACCATCATTGGCATAAGCAAATAAATTTTGACGCATCAATAAAAGTGGACGTACTACCCAAGGAATACAACCGGGACCGTAAACATCACCAGCGCGGATAATAATAATATTAAAATCTGGTGGTGCATTCAATTTTAAAAGTGCAGATTCTGCTTCTATTTTCGTTTGACAATAGGGGTTATTTTCTCCACAAAGCAATTCTGATTCTGTCACTTGATGAGGATAGTTAAAGCCATAAACTAGGACACTAGAAAGATGCACAAAAATTTTCACACCAGCATCTTTGGCGGCTTTTGCCATATTCATTGTACCACCAACATTTATTTCCCAAAATTTCTTGATATTGCCTGTTTCTGCTGCCAATTGTTCGGTATGAAAAACAATATCTACTCCTTGACAAGCTTTTTGGGCAATGGCAAAATCAGTGATGTTACCAAACAATAAATCAACATCCAAATTATTGGTATTTTTTCTGTTCATAGAAGTTTGTAAACCACGAACTTTCATTCCCCGTTCTAAAGCTAATTCAGCAGCACGTAAACCAATAAAGTTATCTATTCCCGTAATCAGTAATGTTTTTGAATTGATGTTCATAATTCTCACAAATTACTCAATTTTTTAACTAGGAAGATTAATAACCCAATTACCTATTCCCTATTACCTATTCCCTATTCTCTGTTCCCTATTTCCTATGAATTATCAATTGATTTTTGCTACTTAGATTTGCCTTGAGAGAAGCAAAATGTTGTCCACCTAATTCAATTTGTTCTGCTACACATCCATTTTTTAATCTATCAACTAGATAGTCCATATCATGAGCAATAAAATTTGTGCCATGATCTGGTTCGATCAAACTAACTAATTTGATATTTTTTGTTTGTTGATTAGCTAAGTTAGAAAAACCTAAAAAATTAAAGACTCCTGATTCATAAGTTCCACAGGGTACAGAAGGATTATCAACACCAAAGCAATATTCATTTTCTTGAAACCAATCATAAGCAGGATAGCCATGAAAGTGAACAATTGGCGCACCATTGGCAATTAATTCTGGTGTATATAAGGCAGCACCTAGAGTAATTGCCAGCATAACATAGATATCATAGGAAGGTTTGATATCTGATTTAGTTGACTGATTGCCTAGTGGTAATTGCAGATGTAAATTATTTTTTAACGCAATGCGAAGGATATCTTGCTCAATATTTAAATCTGTTTTATTAGAACCTGAACGAGAACTAAGTAACCAAATATCAGGGATTTGTTTAAATACATATTCTCCAGCGATGAGGATTTTAATATAACGTCTACCTGTTTCATTTGTACGAATTTCATTACTACTAAATCCCGCAACAGGTAATAAGTTTTCCCATTCAGCAGCAGTGATTTCTGGTTTTCCTACATAATAAGGTGGTTCTGCATAAGCGACAAAACCATAGGAAACTCCCGTTCTACCATTGACGATGACATTAACAATATCTCTGTGGGACTTTCTTTTAATAACTTCCGCTAGTTTAAAACCTGGTGGAAATAAACCAGTTGATGCTAGTTCTTGACCTAGTTTCACCAATTTATGAGCATAGCTAGATATATAAGGATTATATTCTCCGATTTCAAATCTATTCATTAACAGGGGAGCGATGGGAACAAAAACTTTAGGAATCAGAGATTTGGAAATAAAATTATCTATTTCTGTTCTCTCGAAAATAGAATCTGATAGATTCATATTGAGAATGGAAATTTTATCATTAGATACGCCAATGACAATTTCGGAAAATGTTTTAATGAGTGTATTGATGCCAATGCTAATTTTGTCTTGATACTTGGTTAAGGGATTTACAAACTCTTCATCTATTTCACCAATAATGATGACTTGAGTATTTGTTGGATCTTCGACATATTTTGCGGCATGATCTTCCGCCCAACTACTTAATTTAGCGATTTGAACAACAGACATTTTTTGCTGATTTACTAGCCAGGGATAAGATAAAATATAAAAACTTTCAGCTATAAATATTCCTAATTTTCTCAACCATGAATTAGGTCTTTCTACATCTATTACTGCATCAATTTCTGCTCGCACACCCTTGATTTTTAAAGAATGATTCCAATTAAATAGAGGAATTTTGATATCATATAAAATTTCTGTTGTTGCTTCCTGCCAAGGGATAACAGTAACGCCCAAGTTTTTTAACTTAATTGCTAATTCTTGGCGGAATTTAATAATTGTTTGATGATGATAACCATGAGGTAAAGGTCTAAATGTCACACTGAGATTTTGAGCCATCATGTTTGGGTTAATAATTGGGGGCTGATATCCTATAGGTGATTCACCTGCAAAACCACCTATTAACCTGCCAATAGTTTGTAAACTAATTCCTTGAATCAGAGGTTCAGAAGCTGATTTTGTAGCGATATTCATTTCTTGTAATAATGCCAAAATATCTCCTTTGGATGTGGCTATTTCCGCTTGTATTTCTGGTGTAATTACCCCTTTAGGAGAACGAATATTGAGTTTGTTATTTTCAACCCAAAATTCCACACCTTGTTGAGTGAGTTTCGCTAAAATTTCGGATGCGTTCATGACTAAATCTCCCAGTTTTTAACGAACTAAAAAGCATAAGGAAAAGAAGACACTCCGCTGAATGATGTTTCCTCCATTCGTGCGAAGTGTCAGTCTTAGAGGAGGAAAAACTTGAAAATCTGTAAGCATTCAGCTATTAGCCATCAGCAGTCAGCTAACACCAAAGAATCGCCAATTTATTCGTGTCTTTCTTCGTATCGTGTTATTTTGTGAAAAATGCTGGAAACTACAAGCTAAATTCTTACAAAAATGTTTATGTATTGTTTAAATCTGCAAAATTTCTGAGTCTGAATTTTCTAATTCTTCAGCTAATCTCTGTGCCAATTCTTCAATGGTGGGATAATACCACAAATGGATTAGAGATAATTTAAATCCCAAAAATTTCTCAGCTTTACTCGCAAGTATTATGGCTTGAGATGAATCTAAACCGTAGCTATCTAACGGTTCTCGAATATCTATTTCCTCTGGGTTAACTCCCAATATATGAGAAATATTATCTATTAGCCAAGCTTGAATATCTGCGGTATTAACGGCTGTTTTTACAGGGTGTTGATAAAGATTTTCGCTCATTTATTTATGCACCTCTAATTTTTGCAGTATTGGATGATAAATTAAGGATGTAACAGACAACTTGATTTACCATATCTTCCATTGTCTCCCGACTAATTGAAGGTTGAGAAAAAACGAAGTTTAACAGCATTTTGCCTTGAAAAGTTGCCACATGAATCACAAACATACCTGCATATAAAGAATGAGAACCTGCAAAACTGATCTCTTCTAGTTCTAATTCACCATACGATTTGGGAATGTTTACCTTGCCAATATTAGATACTGAAACTGTAGCTGCTACTTGTTGAGGAAAGAGAAAACAAAACTTGGTCAGATACTTGGCAAGTAATACCATATTAAAAATATCACCATGCTTAATTCCCAATTCTAAATTTTGTTTGACTTCCCTTGCT contains:
- a CDS encoding class I SAM-dependent methyltransferase, which gives rise to MKYKHNLPSQSVTTLDSLPFTWERLIPKQIPSDPASQKLFEIHLRRYETAATYVQGKRVLDIACGTGYGSQMLRLAGAIAVVGVDICPETIQYARNHYQENNVEFVCADALTFEWLQQFDVIVSFETIEHLPYPAKFLNRLRSLIIPGGDLLLSAPLGETRHIDPYHLHAFSQEDIFTLLENANFSVDRYRCDDWCLTRGDLLLWRQLYPAARPTLREQFFTLRGWQLLSDFFFRGVINIPELMVAAKLITT
- a CDS encoding NAD-dependent epimerase/dehydratase family protein, with protein sequence MNLCGKTLLISGIGGFIGLRTTEIALAKGLKVRGLQHSQIKAKKAEKLGADVIIGSVTDPATVQKACQGVDIVLHTAAIVKEHGSLQHFREVNVGGTVNIAKAAHNAGVKTFVHLSSVLVYGFNYPDRVTEADPIFAENHPYCQTKIESENALLQLNFPPDFNIIILRPGDVYGPGSYPWVVRPLQLMRQKIFRLANNGQGVINHLYIDNLIDAIFLAIEKEASGEIFNITDGQETSWKEYFTRLAEIADLPAPLSLPKNELKLLLQLRHQGLKLIGKKPDILPESLDFITRPHAYSIAKAQSVLNYQPKIDLDEGMRRTQKWLQTLDLKALDQMG
- a CDS encoding class I SAM-dependent methyltransferase gives rise to the protein MLNNFTSLPENLLNNFISRPNHYPLRRLFWKGWYNLFAANYSNIKITFINYGYADVEPNTKKLELNPSEEEERYCLQLYHHVANAISLQGLDVIEVGCGRGGGSSYITRHLQPKTMTGVDFSKSNIAFCQKAHSVPQLNFQLGDAESLPFNDCSFDVVVNVESSHCYGSPERFFAEVFRIMRPNGYFLFTDFRPKQDIEKTTIALKNTGFKILKSEIITPNILKAMDLENERKLKIINQYIPKYLHIVANWFAGCQGTPMYEAFKNGDQEYLCYVLQK
- a CDS encoding NAD-dependent epimerase/dehydratase family protein, with product MNINSKTLLITGIDNFIGLRAAELALERGMKVRGLQTSMNRKNTNNLDVDLLFGNITDFAIAQKACQGVDIVFHTEQLAAETGNIKKFWEINVGGTMNMAKAAKDAGVKIFVHLSSVLVYGFNYPHQVTESELLCGENNPYCQTKIEAESALLKLNAPPDFNIIIIRAGDVYGPGCIPWVVRPLLLMRQNLFAYANDGKGVSNHLYIDNLIDAIFLAIEKEPSGEISGEIFNITDGQETSWKEYFTKLAAIENLPAFISLPKDEMKLLLQVRYQGQKLLRKKADILPESLDFITRPYAYSITKAKTMLGYQPKIDLTEGMRRTHEWLKKTDIQKLI
- a CDS encoding phosphopantetheine-binding protein, which produces MSENLYQHPVKTAVNTADIQAWLIDNISHILGVNPEEIDIREPLDSYGLDSSQAIILASKAEKFLGFKLSLIHLWYYPTIEELAQRLAEELENSDSEILQI